DNA from Mycolicibacterium alvei:
GGCCTTCTCCAGAACGGCGCCCTCACCGCCCATGTAGTCGACGTACTTCTTTGCCGCGGGCTCCGGCGGCAGATTGTCAAGGTCGGACGGGTTGCCGTCGTACCAGCCCATGTAGCGCTGATACACCGCCCGTGAATTGTGTTTGAGTGTCCCGTAATACCCGCGGTTCGGCCAGAAGGTGTTGAGTTCCGGCGGCAACTGGATCTCCTCGGCGATCTCGGAGCCCACCAGACCGTTGTTCATCAACCGCACCGACTGATCGTGCATGTACTTGTACAGGTCACGTTGTTTCTTCCAGTAGTCGATGACGTTGGCATTGCCCCACCTGGGCCAGTGGTGACTCTGGAACTTGACCTCCGTGTTCGGGCCGTAGCGACGGATCGTCTCGTCGATGAACTTGGCCCACACCAGTGCATCGCGCACCTGGGCACCGCGCAGGGTCAACAGGTTGTGCATGTTGTTGGTGGTGTTCTCGGCCATCCACATCGCCTTGAACTGCGGGAAGAACGTGTTCATCTCCGTGGGCGCCTCGGTTCCGGGCGTGTACTGGAACTCCATGTCCACGCCGTCGACCGTAAGCTTCTGCCCGGTCTGGTTGATGATGTCGGTCGGAATCATCATGCCGGCGGTGCCGGTTGAGTTGGTCTGTCCCAGACCGGCTCCCACACCACCCTGGGCGTTACGTGGGAGTAGCGCACCGAACATGTAGACCGCGCGACGGCTCATCGCGTTGCCGGCGATCACGTTCTCGCTGATCACATCCTCGACGAAGTTGACCGGGGCGACGATCTTCACCTTGCCCGAGTCGACGTCGGCCTGGTTGACGATGCCCCGCACACCGCCGTAGTGGTCGACGTGGGAATGACTGTGGATGACGGCGACGACCGGGCGCGCACCGAGGTGCTGGTTGGCCAAATCCAACGCGGCCTTCGCGGTCTCGGCCGAGACCAGGGGGTCGATGACGATCCAGCCGGTGTCGCCCTTGATGAAGGTGACGTTCGACAGGTCATAGCCACGCACCTGATAGATCCGGTCCTTGACCACCTCGAACAAGCCGTATTGCATGTTCAGCTGCGTGATGCGCCACAGGCTGGGATTGACTGTGTCCGGCGCGGGCTTGTCGTCGGCGATGTACTTCTTGTACTCCTCCATGTCCCAGACCACGTTGCCGTCGGCGTCCTTGATCGTCAGGGTGTCCGGCTTGGCGATCAGACCTCGCTTCGCGTCCTCGAAGTCGGCCTTGTCGTTGAACGGCAGTGTGTCGAGCAGCTTCTGGTTGGCCGCCTTGGTCGCGTCGGTGGCGCCCTTGACGCTGTTGTCGGTCTTCACTCCGCCACCGCCGCCGGATGATCCGCCGGAATCGCTGTCACAGCCGGCCAGCAGCGTGGACACGGCCACCGTGCCGACACCGGCGACAGCCAGGCCCCCCAGCAGCTTGCGCCGCGGCAACTGAGCACGGGCTTCGTTGTTCTCACCGGCACTTTGCGACTTCGAATGGGGATCCATGCGAAAAAATTATGCCGCCGCCCCGGCCGTATCTGCATGCGAATCACCGGAACCAGCCGATCCACAGGTCCAGATCAGCCGCTTCCGGGGAATCGGTTCGCGCACAAGGCAAACAGATATCGCGTTGCTGGAACCGGGTGCGGCGGACTGCGTGGCGATCAGATCGACACGTTGATCGCACCATCTTTCACGGTGACGGTGAATTGACCAGACCCGCCGACCAGACGCAAAAATGCCCCAAACCCGAAGGTTTGGGGCACTTTTGTGTCTGCTCGCGCGGAGAAGGCTACTTCGCCTTCTCGAGAACCTCGACCAGCCGCCACCGCTTGGTGGCCGACGTCGGCCGGGTCTCCATCAACGAGACGCGGTCGCCGATACCGGCATCGCCGTTCTCGTCGTGCGCCTTGACCTTGGTGGTGGTCCGGATGATCTTGCCGTAGAGCGGGTGGCTCTTACGAGATTCCAGCTCGACCACGATGGTCTTCTGCATCTTGTCGCTCACCACGTAGCCGATGGCGGTCTTGCGACGGCCACGGGGCTTCTCGGTGGTCGGCGTGTGCTTGGGGCCTTTAGTCTCTGCCATTACGAATCCTCACCAACGGGTCCGGAAGCCAGACCCAACTCACGTTCACGCAGCACGGTGTAGACCCGTGCAATCTCCTGGCGCACGACGCGCAGCCGACGGTTGTTGGCCAGCTGAC
Protein-coding regions in this window:
- a CDS encoding alkyl/aryl-sulfatase, producing the protein MDPHSKSQSAGENNEARAQLPRRKLLGGLAVAGVGTVAVSTLLAGCDSDSGGSSGGGGGVKTDNSVKGATDATKAANQKLLDTLPFNDKADFEDAKRGLIAKPDTLTIKDADGNVVWDMEEYKKYIADDKPAPDTVNPSLWRITQLNMQYGLFEVVKDRIYQVRGYDLSNVTFIKGDTGWIVIDPLVSAETAKAALDLANQHLGARPVVAVIHSHSHVDHYGGVRGIVNQADVDSGKVKIVAPVNFVEDVISENVIAGNAMSRRAVYMFGALLPRNAQGGVGAGLGQTNSTGTAGMMIPTDIINQTGQKLTVDGVDMEFQYTPGTEAPTEMNTFFPQFKAMWMAENTTNNMHNLLTLRGAQVRDALVWAKFIDETIRRYGPNTEVKFQSHHWPRWGNANVIDYWKKQRDLYKYMHDQSVRLMNNGLVGSEIAEEIQLPPELNTFWPNRGYYGTLKHNSRAVYQRYMGWYDGNPSDLDNLPPEPAAKKYVDYMGGEGAVLEKAKKDFDNGDYRWTAMVLKHVVFANPDNADAKNLLADAYEQLGYQAESGPWRSVYLQGAYELRNGVPTTGGIETASPDTVKAMPPDMLFDYLAVRLNGPKAAGKNLTLNVNFKDINKTYGLTVENGVLNYAADAPVPNANSTVTLDKVTLDDIQLGNVKLDDAISQNKVTIDGNRESFNEFMGLLDTFPFWFNIVTP
- the rpsQ gene encoding 30S ribosomal protein S17, whose amino-acid sequence is MAETKGPKHTPTTEKPRGRRKTAIGYVVSDKMQKTIVVELESRKSHPLYGKIIRTTTKVKAHDENGDAGIGDRVSLMETRPTSATKRWRLVEVLEKAK
- the rpmC gene encoding 50S ribosomal protein L29, which translates into the protein MAVGTTPGELRELSDTELTAKLRESKEELFNLRFQMATGQLANNRRLRVVRQEIARVYTVLRERELGLASGPVGEDS